In Pseudoxanthomonas sp. SE1, the genomic stretch ATCGCAGGTTCACCATTCACCAGGGGCATGATCTCGGACGCCCGAGTGTGTTGCGGGTGGAGGTGCCGGTGGATGTAAGCGAGGGAGTGCGGGTGAGTGGGACGGCGGTGGAGATTGTGGTGGGGGATTGACCTCAGCCATCATCCCAAGTTGGGTTGATGAACCAAGTGCGAAGCATGCACGAGATGCTTGCGCACTATGCATTCTGGCCTGCATCCGATATGTGTTTGTGCGGTTATGCATCCCCTACCTTGACGCCTCCGCTGTAGGCCGTGAACATCCGAGCTACCGCCCCGGTAATTGGGGTCTACTGGGCGTTAGGTGGCACATGGGCATCTTCGATTTTTTCAGGAGCACCGGCGCTGAACCTGTGCAGGAAGTCGATCTCGGCGCGCTTGGCCTCGCGTGCTGGTCAGAAGATGATGAGTCTTGGTGTGGAAAATACGGCGACCTGAAGTTCTACCTAGCATATGAACGTGCGTCGCCAGAGCCCGCGGTGGAACTGGTCGCTTATTGCCAATCCACCCTCATTGACGACAGCTGGTTGCTGAGAGCCGTTGAAGATGCAAAATCGGAATACCTGCGCAAGTGGCCGCAGTATCAACACGAATTGGCTACCTTAAAGATTGAGTCGTTGCGCTACTCAATGCACAACTCTACCAAACGAGTCAGTTGCCAGCTCGGTTTCGGCCAACATGATCGCTTCTGGGTCGTCGACTTCATTGACGGCCAAAGCAAAGGCCTGGGATTCGATACATGAAGGCGCGACCCAACAATTCATTCAAGCCTAACCCGCTTCGCGGGTCGGCTTAATTCATGCGCTAACCCGCACGTCCAACTATGAGCCCACTTGAAGTCCTTGATGCAGAATTTGCAGGCGCCAGCGACAGGGCTGCATCGATTGTGGCTGCAGCAGTCCTGGATGACACACTGCGACAGCTTTTAGAGGCGGCGCTCGTGCCGGAGCGGCCCTCCGGACTGGATCCGTTCGCCCCAGGACAAGAGCTGGGCTCATTCATGAGCCGCGTAAAAATGGCCTTCCTTCTCGGCTTAATCGACGACTCTGAGAGAAAGCGTTTGGCGCTTGTGGCAAAGATCCGGAACGAGTTTGCGCATCTAGCCCAGGACATGAGGTTCGATAGTCCTAGAGTTGCCGACAGGTGTCGAGAGCTCTCTCCTCCTTCAGAGCTTGTTCCTCCCCGTTTTGTTCCCGAGAAGTTGGAGATTGAACGGCTTCGTGAGTTCAAGACGCCTCTCGCTGACCGAGGATCCTCGCGCTATGTTTGAGGAGGCGACTTTGTTCCTTCTCTACGTGCTAAAGGGGCGCATCGCTCAAGCCAAGTTCAAGCAGACCACTAGCCCCTCACCGTTCAAGAACGCTGCGGAGCCGGCTGGAGAGCACTTGGCACATGCCATGGTCGCAAAGCGCCGCGCAATCGACACCGGTGCTTCAGCCGAAGAAATCGCCAAGCTAACGGACCTAGTGACAAAACTAGCCAACATCGTAGTTTTCGCGGCGGCTGGAGCAAATAAGCCTAAGGCTGACGGTTCTGCCGGCGCGGACTAAGTCAAGCCGACGCCGTTTCGCGGCGCAGTCAAGTTTAGGAGGCAGCTCAAGATGCAATCCGCAAACGCTTGGAAACAATCCGGCCGCATCTCGATCTGGCGATACACCGAGAACGAGCGGAGCTATCCGGGGTGGCATCTCAATGCAGATCGTGTCGGGTGTCAGTCACTCCTGACGCTGCTCGACGCATTGACCGCTGACGGGACTGGCTCCCGCTCGATCGCCATCACTGCACCGACGAAGGCCGAGCTTGGCGTGCCAAACAACATGCGTGGCCAAGCTGCCTGGGTCGCTCCGGAAAAGCTGCGGCTTACGCTTTCCCCAGTCGCGGAGCAGTGGTCTTTTCCTCCTAACCTGGATCCGGCCGCAATCGAGGTAGGCTCGACCTGGCTTCAGGCGCTTCGCGAAGGCATCGCCGGCATTCCAGAGGGTCGCGGGGACTACGCTATCGGCAAGGGCAGTCTTCGACTCTGGTTCTGGTGGGGAGGCAGGGCGTAGCGCGTAGGATGGGTTGAGCCGCAGGCGATACCCATCACAATTGTTCCCGTCTGTGGGAAGGCATGGTGGAGCAGCGCAATGCTGGATACCTCGTTTGCGCTGGACCTTTCAGATCCACGTGATGGGTATCGCCTATGGCTCAACCCATCCTACGAGTCTAAAGATTCATTCAAGCCACACCCGCTGTGCTGCTCGGCTTGATACAGGTACGAACGAGCCAATGGAAGAATACGAGCGCAATATCCTCCAGCACATCGAAGACCACGGGTGCAGCGTCACCTCCGTCTTCGACCCGGACGAGAAGGAGCCGCCGTTCTCGTACTCCATTGGCATCGCCAGGTCATCCGGCGCGCCGGAGATCATCATCGTCGGGCTCAACGCCAAGCTGTCGCACTCGGTGGTCAACGAGTACAACCGCCGGTGCCAGGCGGGCGAACGGTTCCAGCCCGGCGTTCTCTACCTGGGCTTCCTCGACGGATTCGCCGTTCAATTCGGCCCGGTTGCGCGGGAGCATCGCGCCG encodes the following:
- a CDS encoding DUF4262 domain-containing protein, which produces MEEYERNILQHIEDHGCSVTSVFDPDEKEPPFSYSIGIARSSGAPEIIIVGLNAKLSHSVVNEYNRRCQAGERFQPGVLYLGFLDGFAVQFGPVAREHRAGYMRSACWLHDGPDFEAVQLIWPTTSGVWPWESAASEWFRSNQPLLSSE